Within the Caldisericum sp. genome, the region CTTTTTAGGGTTCCATTATCATATTGGTTCTCAGATTTTTGATATTAACGCCTTTAAGGCTTCATCAGAGGTCGTTTCATCATTTTTAAGGACATTTAAGGAAAAATTTGGCTTTCTTCCCTCGTATTTAAGTGCTGGTGGTGGTTTTGCAGTTAGATATACTGAAAATGACCCTGTTGTTGACAAAAACGCATACATCTCTTCTATAAGAGATGGACTACAGAGGTACTTAACTAAGTCTGAAATTGATTCTATGGTTATTTTTATTGAACCAGGGAGGGCTATTGTTGGCGATGCAGGTATAATTCTCTATCGAGTTGTAAGGAAAAAGAATGTCGAGGGAAATAAATATCTTTTTGTTGATGGCGGAATGGGTGATAATATAAGACCTCCACTATACGATGCAAAATACACAGTTACAAATGTATCTAAGTTAGCTGGAGAAAGAGAAATTTATTCTGTTTTCGGGAAATATTGCGAGTCTGGTGATATTGTTGCAACATCAGTAGAACTGCCAAATACAGAAGAAGGGGATATCCTTGCAGTCCTTACTGCTGGAGCTTATACATACTCGATGGCAAGTAATTACAATAGATTCCCCCGACCAGGAGTTGTTATGGTCGAGAGAGGCTCGCACAAACCTATTGTAAGAAGGGAATCTTATGAGGATGTTTTGAAATTTGATTTATAATTTTTATTCAACTCTGTAAAATGGTTTCTCTATAATAAAGTCTCCTTTAAATTCTTTTTCATCTAAAAGAAATATTGTATCAAGGTCAAAGTATTTAAAACCTCCCAGTCCCAATGCAAGGTGAACGCTCTGTGTAATGCCTGTGCTTGTTTCAGCCATTGCACCTATCATAAGCCCTATATTTTTTGCCTTTGCTATCTCTGAAATTGTGATTGCGTGAGATATGCCAGATTTCATGATTTTAATATTGAAAAAATCAACAGCCTCTTCCTTTATTAATCTCAGAGCATCGTAAGGAGTTTTTATGCTTTCATCTGCCGCAACTGGAAAATCTGAATGAAATCTCACATATTTTAGGCCCTCGAAGTCATCAAATCTAACGGGTTGTTCAAAAATTGCAACATCTATCCCCTGCTTATACATCTCTTTAATGAAAAACACAGCTTCTTTTGGTGTATAACCCATATTTGCATCGATTATGAAGCGCATTCCACTTTTTAGTTTTGCTATTTCAGTCATTGCTTTGATATCTTCTTTAAGATTTTCTCCAACCTTTACCTTCATTATTCTAAAGCCTTCATCTATAATTTCTTTTGCCTCTTCAAGGCGCTCTTCAAGGCTTCCAATACTTACAGTTTTGTCTGTTTCAAGTTTTGTTTCGCTACCTCCAAGAAGTTTGTAAGGTTTTATCCCTAATTCTTTTGAATATGCGTCTAAAATTGCAAATTCAATGCCTGCCCTTAAACTTGGGGTGCTTAAAAGTTTTGATGTTTTTTCAAAAATTGCCCTATACCTTGATACATCAAGTCCTTTTAAAAAATCATTTAAAAAACCTTCCATTGCAAGCAATGAATTTACAACCTCGCCATTAACTCGAAAGGAAGGAGAAGCCTCTCCCAAGCCAACAATTCCGTTGTCGAGTGTTATTTTGCAGGTTATGTTCGTTGCAACTGTTTGAACACTATTTGTGACATGAAATGGCCTTTTAAAAGGCGTTTCGGTTTTTTCAAGTTTTATGTTTGCTATTTTTCCCATTTTCTACCTCCATAACTAATTATAACTGTTTTTCAATTTTTCTTTTCTCGTTTTTATAAGCTTCTCTAAAA harbors:
- the lysA gene encoding diaminopimelate decarboxylase, with amino-acid sequence MGLENEYFEILNGKYFFSKVDLLELAETYGTPLYVISKEKIEKNIDEFTIALKNNFKEAHIAYASKAFSTKEIYRILLENGLYADTVSMGEILTAKSVDFPFEKLFFHGNAKTDEDLEFAIVNGVNIVVDNESEFNSIIRIAEKTNKIAKILFRIKPEVEAQTHSYIITGHKLSKFGLDLLKAYNLVEVALKTKRINFLGFHYHIGSQIFDINAFKASSEVVSSFLRTFKEKFGFLPSYLSAGGGFAVRYTENDPVVDKNAYISSIRDGLQRYLTKSEIDSMVIFIEPGRAIVGDAGIILYRVVRKKNVEGNKYLFVDGGMGDNIRPPLYDAKYTVTNVSKLAGEREIYSVFGKYCESGDIVATSVELPNTEEGDILAVLTAGAYTYSMASNYNRFPRPGVVMVERGSHKPIVRRESYEDVLKFDL
- a CDS encoding dipeptide epimerase, producing MGKIANIKLEKTETPFKRPFHVTNSVQTVATNITCKITLDNGIVGLGEASPSFRVNGEVVNSLLAMEGFLNDFLKGLDVSRYRAIFEKTSKLLSTPSLRAGIEFAILDAYSKELGIKPYKLLGGSETKLETDKTVSIGSLEERLEEAKEIIDEGFRIMKVKVGENLKEDIKAMTEIAKLKSGMRFIIDANMGYTPKEAVFFIKEMYKQGIDVAIFEQPVRFDDFEGLKYVRFHSDFPVAADESIKTPYDALRLIKEEAVDFFNIKIMKSGISHAITISEIAKAKNIGLMIGAMAETSTGITQSVHLALGLGGFKYFDLDTIFLLDEKEFKGDFIIEKPFYRVE